The genome window AAATAATACTTTTGTGAACTTTTATCAAGTATTAAATCTGATTTATTACCAACTATTATAGGGTTTTTGTCTTTTACAAGCTGGTAAATCTTAAGGTCTTCTTCAGTTATGCCTTCAGAAGCATCAAAAACAAATAAAACTATATCTGCTTCCTGAATTTTTTCAAGGGCTTTTTCTATACCTATTTTTTCTATTTTGTCCTGAGTTTCTCTGATACCTGCAGTATCAAGAAGTTTTACAGGAATACCCTGAATAGAAAAACTTTCTTCAATAAAATCCCTTGTTGTTCCCTGATACTCTGAGACAATTGCCCTTTCATATCCTACCAGTGCATTAAAAAGTGATGATTTTCCAACATTAGGTCTTCCAACTATTGCCAGTTTTATACCTTCTCTTATACGCTCGCCTTTTTTGTAGGTGGCCATTAATTTTTCTATCTGGGATATAACATTTTTTAAGGTTTGTATAACCCTATTAAAATCAATTTCTTCCACATCTTCTGGAAAATTAAGTTCTGCTTCAATTAAAGAAACTATTTCCAGTAAAGAATTTCTCAGCTGTTTAACCTGTTTTGATAGCTTACCTTCAAGAAGATTAACAGCTGCCTGTGAAGCTTTTTCTGTTTTTGCTTCAATCAGGTCAGCAATTGCTTCAGCCTGTGTTAAATCAATTTTTCCATTAAAAAATGCCCTTTTTGTAAACTCCCCTGGCTGTGCCATTCTGGCACCAAGGGCTATGGCTTCAGATATTATTCTTCTAATTACCGGAACACTGCCATGGGGATATATTTCTACTACATCTTCACCTGTAAAGCTCCTTGGGGCTTTGAAAAACACAATAAGTCCTTCATCTATTACATTTCCCTTTCTATCAACTATATTCCCGAAATAGACTTTTCTTTCCTGTGGTTCTTTTTTTAAAGGAAAAAGTTTTTTCCCTATATCAAAAGCTTTTTCACCGCTTATCCTGATTATTCCAACTGCAGAAGGGATAAGCGGTGTTGCATTGGCTACAATGGTATCTTTTTCATACATTATTTTGCTGGTTTTTTGTCAGGCTTTCCTAATTTTCTGTTGATTATGTAACTTTGTAGTAACCCTAATATATTATTCGTAAGCCAGTATAAAACAAGTCCTGATGGGAAATTCATAAACATAAATGTAAATACAATAGCCATTATATACATAATCATTCTTTGATTTTTATCTGAGGAAGGAGTTATCCACTGCTGGGCAACCATAGAAAGACCCATTAAAATTGGGAGTATGTAATACGGGTCTTTTGAAGACAGGTCTGTAATCCACAGGATAAATGGTGCGTTTTTAAGCTCTACTGTAACCATTAATACATTATAAAGGGCTATAAATACAGGTATCTGAACCAGTATAGGCAAACATCCAGACATTGGATTTGCCCCATGCTCTGCATACAGTTTCATCATCTCTTGCTGAAGTTTCTGAGGGTCATCCTTGTATTTCTGCTGTAGTTTTTTAATTTCAGGGGCAAGGTCAGACATCTTTTTCATTGCTTTTAAACTCTTATGGTTCAGCGGGAAGAAGATAATTCTTATTAGAATTGTAAGCAGAATAATGGCAACACCCCAGTTGTGTGTAAAACTGTAGAAGAAGTGAAGCACTATAAATAAAGGCTTTCCTAAAATACCAAATATTCCAAAATCAACTGTTTCTTCTAAGGCTAAATTAACGCCCCATTCCTTTTGATATTTTTCTGTGAGCTCGGTTAAAAGTGAATAAAGTTTTGGACCTCCAAGGAAAAATCCATCAACGCTGTTATTTATTTCTGACAGGACAACTGTTTTGTCTTTGGATACAGGAATGATATGGACTGTAGAAAATCCGTCTTTGTTAGCTATCATCTGAATAAAGTATTTATTTTCTTCTCCAGCCCAGAGGATTTTTCCTCTTATGATTTGCTCTTTTTCTATATCTTCATCAAACTTGAGAAGCTCTTTATCTGTTTTTACTATAGCCCCTGAATGTCCATATGAACCTGTATCATCCATAGAAATTCCATTTATAACGGCCAGGCCGTACTTATCAAGTCCGTATGTTTTTATATTTACTCTGAATACTGCTTTCTCAAGAACAAACTCTTTGACTACCTTTATTCCATTTTTTTCAAGTGTAAATATCAGTCTGTTTCCTTCTTGGGAAAATTGATATTCAGAAAAGTTAATCAAAGCTGTTATCTGTGGGTCTGTAGTTATTATTTCTGTAGGAAAGATTTTATTCTGTTTTGAAAAATTACCTATAACATCTGTTTTATATTTATCTATATAAATGGATACAACTCTTCCACCTACTTTTGAAAACTTAACTGTTCCAAATTCAGTTGTTAGAGTAATTAAATTTTTTAAATCGTCTGCTTTAAACCTTCGGCTGTCCAGTAGAAGATTGAATGTTCCTCCTGTAGAGTATATAACTGCTGCTGTCTGGTTGTTCTGCTGAGGCTGAGATATTTGCTGATTATTAGTTGTTTCAGTTTTTTGAGCAACTTCTGATTTTTGGGTGACCTGCTGTGTCTGTTGTTTCTTATTATCTGACATGAAAAATGATGCAAAAATAGAGTAAGCTATCATCAATACAGCTACTATAGCGAAGAATATAAATACTCTTTTTTGCATATCCTGTTGATTGTTATCCATTTACAACCTCTCTTTATGGTTTATCTATTCCACCTTTAGAAAAAGGATTACATCTAAGTATACGCCAGATAGCTTTCAAAAGTCCCTTTGCAACACCATACTTTTCAACTGCTTCAATACTATACTGGGAACATGTAGGATAATACCTACAGGAAGGCGGATAAATTGGGGAAATAAACTTTTGATACCCCTTTAAAAATTTTATAACAAATTTTTTAAACATTGTTTTCCAAAACTCTCTTAATTTCCTGAATGTCTTGAAGTATATCTGTCATTTTTTTTGTGTAAATGTCCTTCTTAGGAATTAAAACAATATCATAGCTTAAATTTTCTAAAAGTTCATTACTCAGTCTTATTGCCTCTTTTATAATTCTTTTTACTCTATTGCGAACCACAGCTTTTTTGGAAAATCTTCGTGAGATAATAAAAGCAAATCTGGGAAATCCCAGATTGTTTCTCCGATAAATAACGATTAAATGAGGGGTTTTGAAAGACTGGCCGTGTTTCAGAACAAGTTTAATTTCTGAACCCTTTAGAGTTTCTATCATTAAGCAGCCAGTCTTTTTCTTCCTTTAGCCCTTCTTCTGGCTAATATTTTTCTCCCAGACTTTGTTCTTTTCCTTGCTAAAAATCCAGAAGTTCTTTTTCTTTTCTTATTTGAAATTCTATTCTGTATTTTTCCTGACATCTTTTACCTCCTTACAAAAAATAAAAGAGCGCACATAAATATATGCACGCTCTTAAAAAATCAACTTCTTTATTTAAAATTTGTTAGTGTCCTAAAAACTTAGCGTCAAATATTCCTGTAAAGATGAAGATAATTGCAATAAGCAGTCCGTAAAGAACGAATGTTTCAATAAGAGCCATACCGATAAACATTGTTGTTAAGAGCTTACCGCCCATATTTGGGTTTCTTGCCATTCCTTCAAGAACACCTCTTACTGCATTACCAAGACCAGCTGCACCACCACCTGCTGCAGCACCGATAGCTACGCCAGCACCGATAGCCACACCACCGTAGAATACTGCTTTTGCCAGTGCATCAGAACCTTCTCCTGCAAAAGCAGCAGTCAGTGCACCTGCAACCATAAAGAGCATTAAGAGTGCTGTTGAGTATTTCTTCATTACTGTAAAAACCTCCTTATGTAATTTTTTATTTTATTACAAGTACTTGCGAATTTATTTTTGGAATATCCCTTTCGTAATCAACAGGAATTACCGTTAGTTCTGGCTTTTCCTCATCAATTACTACCGGTAATCTATCAATAGTTTTTCCTTTTGCTTCTATCAAGAATTTGTAATTAACGCCTGTTTCTTTAACTAACGGCTCAAGTTTATCTTTTACATTTTGAGCTGATTTTTCTTCCAGGTCTGGTGCGGCAGGAAGCCCAAAAGAAGCACTGGTTTTTTTCATAGTGTAGACATCTTCAAGTTCATGATATATAACGAGTTCTGCATTAAATTTTTTAGCAAGTTCTACAGCCCATTCAAGCCCTTTAATTGATGTGGGTGTTAAGTCTACACATGCTACAATCTTTTTTATTTCCATTTATCTCTCCTTAATGTGCTTCCTCAACAAGTGCTCCGGCAATATAAACAGTTGTTAGTATCATGAATACATAAGTTTGTAAAAATACTGCTATCAGGTGAACAACCATTATAGGTAAAGGTACAAGAAGTGGAATAAGTAAAATCATAACTACTGTAATAAGTTCTCCACCGGTCATATTTGCAAAAAGACGAAGTGCAAGGGTGATAGGTCTGCTTATATGTGATATCACCTCTATTATAAAAAATATTGGAGCAGCCACAGGAATAGGTCCCATAAAATGCTTTATATATTTGATGCCATGTCTTTTAAAACCAATAAAATTGTATAGGAAGAATACCATTAATGCCAGACCAAGAGTTGTATTCATATTTGCAGTATAAGACTCAAGACCTGGTATCATTCCCAGAAGATTACCAAAGAAAATGAACAACCCAAGTCCAGCTACCAGGGGAAAGAATTTTCTTCCTTCTTTTCCCATCTGTTCTTTAAGCATATTATCAACAAATTCAATATAAATCTCAAATAAATTTTGAACTGGAGTAGGTATTAAAGAAGGTTTTTTTGCAAATACCATAAATATAACAGGTACAACTACCAGCACCAGTAAAGCCATTATAATGTGATGAGTATAGAGCCCTTCCAATGCAGCCTCCATAATAATAATGTGATTTTACAAACTCCGAATATTATAACAAAATTTGTTAGTAGGTGTAAACTAAAATTGCTTTGTGTATTTAATATACTCTTTTATTCTTCTTTTTATTTCTATCCAGTTATCATTCCCAAATTTTTCCAGAACAGCCTGTGCCAGAACGATTGCAAGCATCGCTTCTCCAACAACTGCTGCTGCAGGAACAGCTGTAACATCTGAACGTTCCTTTGCTGCATCAAAAGGTTGTTTAGTTTTTATATCAACAGAATGCAGGGATTTTTTCCTCATTAATGTAGGGATTGGTTTCATGGCAGCCCTTACAATTATAGGCTCTCCATTGGATATACCACCTTCTATTCCACCAGCCCGGTTTGTTTTGTGGTAAAAACCTCTTTCTTTATCCCAGAATATCTCATCATGTGCCTGTGAGCCAAATTTCTTTGCCAGTTCAAAGCCTTCACCTATCTCAACTCCCTTTATAGCCTGAATACTCATAAAAGCCTGGGCTATTCTTCCATCCAGTCTTCTATCCCACTGGACATGGGAGCCAAGTCCTACAGGAACACCTGTAGCAAAAACCTCAAAAACACCACCTAAACTTTCCCCTTCTTCTTTCGCCATATCAATCAGTTTTTTGAATTTTTCATCTTCTGAAGGAACTGGAGTTCTAACTACTGACTGCTCAGCAAATTTAAATCTTTCTTCAAGAGGAATATTTTGTATCAATTCTTTTACAGAAAGCTCCCCAATACTTACCACATAGCTACCTATTTTTATACCAATATCCTCAAGTAGCTTCTTACAGACAGCACCAACAGCTACTCTTGTTGTTGTTTCTCTTGCACTTGCCCTTTCAAGAACATTTCTTAAATCATCAAAACCGTATTTGATACCACCTACAAGGTCTGCATGTCCGGGACGGGGATTTGTTATTTTACGTTTATCAACAGGCTCTCCTTCTATAGCCATTATGTCTGTCCAGTTCTCCCAGTCTTTATTTCTAATCATTAATGTGATAGGAGAGCCAAGGGTTTTACCAAATCTAACCCCTGAAAGAATTTCTACTTTATCCTTTTCTATTTTCATACGGCCGCCGCGACCGTATCCCTGCTGTCTTCTGGCAAGCTCTTTATTTATATATTCATGGGATATTTCAAGATTTGAAGGCATTCCTTCAATGATAGCTGTTAAAGCAGGTCCATGGGATTCTCCAGCATTAAGAAAACGTAAAACGCCCATTTTTTCTCCACTTTTTCATTTTTGCCTTATAGATTATACAACAATGTTTTTTTGAAAAAGCAAAATATGAGATAATTTTGATAAAAATTTTGTTTATGGAGAGGAGAATGAAAAGCAGAGTTTCCCTTATAGCT of Persephonella sp. IF05-L8 contains these proteins:
- a CDS encoding universal stress protein, which translates into the protein MEIKKIVACVDLTPTSIKGLEWAVELAKKFNAELVIYHELEDVYTMKKTSASFGLPAAPDLEEKSAQNVKDKLEPLVKETGVNYKFLIEAKGKTIDRLPVVIDEEKPELTVIPVDYERDIPKINSQVLVIK
- the rpmH gene encoding 50S ribosomal protein L34 produces the protein MSGKIQNRISNKKRKRTSGFLARKRTKSGRKILARRRAKGRKRLAA
- the aroC gene encoding chorismate synthase, producing the protein MGVLRFLNAGESHGPALTAIIEGMPSNLEISHEYINKELARRQQGYGRGGRMKIEKDKVEILSGVRFGKTLGSPITLMIRNKDWENWTDIMAIEGEPVDKRKITNPRPGHADLVGGIKYGFDDLRNVLERASARETTTRVAVGAVCKKLLEDIGIKIGSYVVSIGELSVKELIQNIPLEERFKFAEQSVVRTPVPSEDEKFKKLIDMAKEEGESLGGVFEVFATGVPVGLGSHVQWDRRLDGRIAQAFMSIQAIKGVEIGEGFELAKKFGSQAHDEIFWDKERGFYHKTNRAGGIEGGISNGEPIIVRAAMKPIPTLMRKKSLHSVDIKTKQPFDAAKERSDVTAVPAAAVVGEAMLAIVLAQAVLEKFGNDNWIEIKRRIKEYIKYTKQF
- the atpB gene encoding F0F1 ATP synthase subunit A, producing MALLVLVVVPVIFMVFAKKPSLIPTPVQNLFEIYIEFVDNMLKEQMGKEGRKFFPLVAGLGLFIFFGNLLGMIPGLESYTANMNTTLGLALMVFFLYNFIGFKRHGIKYIKHFMGPIPVAAPIFFIIEVISHISRPITLALRLFANMTGGELITVVMILLIPLLVPLPIMVVHLIAVFLQTYVFMILTTVYIAGALVEEAH
- a CDS encoding ATP synthase F0 subunit C, producing MKKYSTALLMLFMVAGALTAAFAGEGSDALAKAVFYGGVAIGAGVAIGAAAGGGAAGLGNAVRGVLEGMARNPNMGGKLLTTMFIGMALIETFVLYGLLIAIIFIFTGIFDAKFLGH
- the mnmE gene encoding tRNA uridine-5-carboxymethylaminomethyl(34) synthesis GTPase MnmE, translated to MYEKDTIVANATPLIPSAVGIIRISGEKAFDIGKKLFPLKKEPQERKVYFGNIVDRKGNVIDEGLIVFFKAPRSFTGEDVVEIYPHGSVPVIRRIISEAIALGARMAQPGEFTKRAFFNGKIDLTQAEAIADLIEAKTEKASQAAVNLLEGKLSKQVKQLRNSLLEIVSLIEAELNFPEDVEEIDFNRVIQTLKNVISQIEKLMATYKKGERIREGIKLAIVGRPNVGKSSLFNALVGYERAIVSEYQGTTRDFIEESFSIQGIPVKLLDTAGIRETQDKIEKIGIEKALEKIQEADIVLFVFDASEGITEEDLKIYQLVKDKNPIIVGNKSDLILDKSSQKYYFKDIIFVSSKTQENLNKLEEKILQTLNLIEDSDTDIYINLRHYEALKKAKQILQEVLNNIENYRDHKEILMLELTEAEKYLEEITGEITTEDVLGNIFSKFCIGK
- the yidC gene encoding membrane protein insertase YidC, translated to MDNNQQDMQKRVFIFFAIVAVLMIAYSIFASFFMSDNKKQQTQQVTQKSEVAQKTETTNNQQISQPQQNNQTAAVIYSTGGTFNLLLDSRRFKADDLKNLITLTTEFGTVKFSKVGGRVVSIYIDKYKTDVIGNFSKQNKIFPTEIITTDPQITALINFSEYQFSQEGNRLIFTLEKNGIKVVKEFVLEKAVFRVNIKTYGLDKYGLAVINGISMDDTGSYGHSGAIVKTDKELLKFDEDIEKEQIIRGKILWAGEENKYFIQMIANKDGFSTVHIIPVSKDKTVVLSEINNSVDGFFLGGPKLYSLLTELTEKYQKEWGVNLALEETVDFGIFGILGKPLFIVLHFFYSFTHNWGVAIILLTILIRIIFFPLNHKSLKAMKKMSDLAPEIKKLQQKYKDDPQKLQQEMMKLYAEHGANPMSGCLPILVQIPVFIALYNVLMVTVELKNAPFILWITDLSSKDPYYILPILMGLSMVAQQWITPSSDKNQRMIMYIMAIVFTFMFMNFPSGLVLYWLTNNILGLLQSYIINRKLGKPDKKPAK
- the rnpA gene encoding ribonuclease P protein component, which gives rise to MIETLKGSEIKLVLKHGQSFKTPHLIVIYRRNNLGFPRFAFIISRRFSKKAVVRNRVKRIIKEAIRLSNELLENLSYDIVLIPKKDIYTKKMTDILQDIQEIKRVLENNV
- the yidD gene encoding membrane protein insertion efficiency factor YidD → MFKKFVIKFLKGYQKFISPIYPPSCRYYPTCSQYSIEAVEKYGVAKGLLKAIWRILRCNPFSKGGIDKP